One Dreissena polymorpha isolate Duluth1 chromosome 9, UMN_Dpol_1.0, whole genome shotgun sequence genomic window carries:
- the LOC127845982 gene encoding UDP-glucose 4-epimerase-like has product MNKRVKAACELCCAVNNKGTDFPPVRLHNGGEYGYVGTHTVVELIEAGYIVVVMDNLANASMDSMRQVNEITGKQMPTFSMDMLDKDALRDLFKKHKILCVMHFAGLKTLGVSCNKPFLYYKTNIGGTISLLEVMKEFGVYNMIFSSSATVFGSPSYLPIDEKQPVEGCTNHYGNIKYFIEEIIKDICTAEKQWNVVLLRYFNPVGAHVSGKIGEDPQGVPNNLMPYVSQVAVGRLKELTVYGDDYDTPDGTGVRDYIYVVDLAQGHVAALKYLEKGCDCKMFNLGTGKSYCVIEMAKSIETASGKPVPYKIAGRCADDIVSRYADASLAEKELGWKANLDLAKMCEDLWCWQSNNPTGFSTES; this is encoded by the coding sequence atgaataaaagagttAAGGCAGCATGCGAGTTGTGTTGTGCTGTCAATAACAAGGGCACAGATTTCCCCCCGGTCCGGTTACATAATGGTGGAGAATACGGGTATGTTGGGACCCACACGGTTGTGGAACTCATAGAGGCTGGGTATATTGTGGTTGTCATGGACAACCTCGCAAATGCAAGCATGGACAGCATGAGGCAAGTTAATGAAATCACAGGCAAGCAGATGCCCACATTCAGTATGGACATGTTGGACAAGGATGCCCTCAGGGATCTATTCAAAAAGCACAAGATCCTCTGTGTGATGCACTTTGCTGGCCTGAAGACATTAGGGGTGTCCTGTAACAAACCTTTTCTCTATTACAAGACAAATATAGGCGGAACAATCAGTCTTCTTGAGGTGATGAAGGAGTTTGGTGTGTACAACATGATCTTCTCCAGTTCTGCCACTGTGTTCGGCTCACCCAGTTACCTGCCCATAGATGAGAAACAGCCTGTAGAGGGCTGCACCAACCACTACGGCAATATCAAGTACTTCATTGAGGAAATCATCAAAGATATTTGCACTGCAGAAAAGCAATGGAATGTTGTGCTGCTGCGCTACTTCAACCCAGTGGGGGCCCATGTGTCTGGCAAGATAGGGGAAGACCCTCAAGGAGTCCCAAACAACCTGATGCCCTACGTATCCCAGGTTGCCGTAGGAAGGCTTAAGGAGCTCACAGTGTATGGAGATGATTATGATACACCAGATGGAACAGGGGTGCGTGATTACATCTATGTAGTGGACCTGGCTCAGGGACATGTGGCTGCCTTGAAGTACCTCGAGAAGGGCTGTGACTGCAAGATGTTTAACTTAGGAACAGGAAAAAGTTATTGTGTGATTGAAATGGCCAAATCCATTGAAACTGCTTCCGGAAAACCTGTGCCTTACAAGATAGCCGGTCGTTGTGCAGATGATATAGTTTCGCGTTACGCTGATGCCTCTTTGGCTGAGAAGGAACTTGGGTGGAAGGCAAACCTTGATCTTGCAAAGATGTGTGAAGACTTATGGTGCTGGCAGTCCAATAACCCGACAGGTTTCAGTACAGAGAGCTAG